A window from Candidatus Bathyarchaeota archaeon encodes these proteins:
- a CDS encoding metalloregulator ArsR/SmtB family transcription factor, which produces MELEDVLASKPRLKILKLINQLGQLNVSDIARRINMNYTATANHLKLLQTEGLLQERTYGRVRLYRLNQDSPKAKAIAELIEAWEKP; this is translated from the coding sequence ATGGAGCTTGAAGATGTTTTGGCGTCGAAGCCGCGGCTAAAAATCCTCAAACTCATCAACCAACTCGGCCAACTAAACGTGTCTGACATTGCGCGGCGTATAAACATGAACTACACCGCAACCGCCAACCACCTAAAACTCCTCCAAACCGAAGGACTCCTCCAAGAACGCACCTACGGACGCGTACGGCTCTATCGGCTAAATCAGGACTCACCAAAAGCAAAGGCGATTGCTGAACTGATTGAAGCATGGGAAAAACCATAA
- a CDS encoding ORC1-type DNA replication protein gives MSANSVFKDESKLDINYIPPQLPHRETQQRLLFEFFSFILRCADRMAQRVIITGDVGTGKTALSQHFGAHLTSEANKRGIKFRYVHVNCREFRGSLQPILHRAVLAFRPNFPARGYGAEEILATLMQVLDEEETHLILSLDEFDSLIEKEGSDAVYKLTRIHEMRQGSPQRLSFIFIMRDLKAIAPLDESARSTLQRSIIQLERYGKPELIDILTKRVGLAFERGAVPEDVVDLVAELAYSETGNARFGIELLWRAGKYADAQDASYVAAECVRMAVSNIIPSMRRSELASLGFHEKLLLLAIARYFKENDSAYVSLAEAEQAYGVVCEEYEVEPNSHTQLWKYIQYLASLGVLKTEVATLETRGRSTRVSLPTVPAGELEKEMAASLQAER, from the coding sequence GTGTCGGCAAACAGCGTATTCAAAGACGAATCCAAACTAGACATAAACTACATCCCCCCGCAGCTGCCGCACCGTGAAACCCAACAACGGCTCCTCTTTGAATTCTTTAGCTTCATCCTACGCTGCGCCGACCGCATGGCCCAACGCGTCATCATAACCGGCGACGTCGGCACTGGCAAAACCGCGCTATCCCAGCACTTCGGCGCCCACCTGACCTCTGAAGCGAACAAACGCGGCATCAAATTCCGCTACGTCCATGTCAACTGCCGCGAATTCCGAGGCAGCCTCCAACCCATCCTGCACCGCGCGGTCTTGGCGTTTCGTCCCAACTTTCCCGCCCGAGGCTACGGCGCAGAAGAAATCCTCGCCACGCTAATGCAGGTATTAGACGAGGAAGAAACCCACCTAATCCTGTCCCTTGACGAGTTTGACAGCCTCATAGAAAAGGAAGGCTCTGATGCCGTCTACAAATTGACCCGTATCCATGAGATGCGCCAAGGCAGCCCCCAACGCCTCTCCTTCATATTCATAATGCGCGACCTAAAAGCAATCGCGCCACTCGATGAAAGCGCGCGCAGCACCCTGCAACGCAGCATCATCCAACTGGAACGCTACGGCAAACCCGAACTCATCGACATCCTCACGAAGCGTGTGGGCTTAGCGTTTGAGCGGGGCGCAGTGCCTGAGGATGTGGTGGATTTAGTGGCGGAACTAGCGTATTCAGAGACGGGCAACGCTCGGTTTGGGATTGAGTTGTTGTGGCGCGCAGGAAAATACGCCGATGCCCAAGATGCCTCCTATGTGGCGGCTGAATGCGTCCGCATGGCAGTCTCCAACATCATCCCCAGCATGCGCCGCAGCGAACTGGCTTCACTGGGCTTCCATGAGAAGCTGCTCCTGTTGGCTATTGCACGGTACTTTAAAGAAAACGACTCCGCCTACGTCTCACTCGCGGAAGCTGAACAGGCATATGGGGTAGTCTGCGAAGAATACGAAGTGGAACCCAATAGCCACACCCAACTCTGGAAATATATCCAGTACCTTGCGTCTTTGGGGGTTCTCAAGACGGAGGTGGCGACGCTTGAAACGCGGGGTAGATCCACGCGGGTGTCGTTGCCCACAGTTCCCGCAGGCGAACTGGAGAAGGAGATGGCTGCAAGCCTCCAAGCGGAGCGATAA
- a CDS encoding terpene cyclase/mutase family protein: MVYSEWVKRKQTEVLSWQINKPNDDDDGGFQAEKPNDIGGVWTTAEVLFTILKYKTLPPSDSRIQRAKNWLIRHRNLGGDYGDGWPLINRGNSFVDTTSRAILALSFFPDDPEAVDAIKKAKDWLIENQNEDGGWSIWKYEDSLVSATSWALLALRQIVDLFPEDENAKCATLKGATWLKLAQAKNGLWGFTPNGHLPVAQTNNATTRMAVYTLFSLGEDLEEYLPALKSFLAEFEAEGRWRTINETYTLKYFGEGLDQRLSWFNAPFMVMMLVTYARCVPGCIEIKPIIDGVESLKKFDAAYEGKDVTDISIGGNLDIRPWASVQYLRGLLEAESYLQEHLDEYVAVMGKKVEVIEKAGMLKSMPILMPLRRTSSVYASGRFLMMMIPALGLGLIGTAYFAELFGFEEAVIVSLFAVYMVTFGALVIGYHQKVVSKSKFCFMYFPIWALAVTGTVLFIIGEEIEALVVLLLIGFPELLSLVMNKIGKEEHK, translated from the coding sequence GTGGTATATTCAGAGTGGGTAAAACGCAAACAAACCGAAGTCCTAAGCTGGCAAATAAACAAACCCAACGACGATGACGACGGCGGATTCCAAGCAGAAAAACCCAACGACATCGGCGGAGTCTGGACCACCGCAGAAGTCCTCTTCACAATACTCAAATACAAAACACTACCCCCCTCAGACAGCCGAATCCAACGCGCCAAAAACTGGCTAATCCGCCACCGAAACCTCGGCGGCGACTACGGCGACGGCTGGCCCCTCATCAACCGCGGCAACAGCTTCGTAGACACCACTTCCCGCGCAATCCTTGCCCTCTCATTCTTCCCCGACGACCCCGAAGCCGTAGATGCCATAAAAAAAGCCAAAGACTGGCTAATAGAGAACCAAAATGAAGACGGCGGCTGGAGCATATGGAAATACGAAGACAGCCTCGTCTCCGCCACCAGTTGGGCGCTTCTTGCGCTTCGCCAAATTGTAGATTTGTTCCCCGAGGACGAAAACGCAAAGTGCGCTACTCTAAAAGGAGCCACTTGGCTAAAGCTTGCCCAAGCCAAAAATGGCCTATGGGGTTTCACGCCTAATGGGCATTTGCCAGTTGCGCAAACCAACAACGCCACCACCCGCATGGCTGTTTACACCCTCTTCAGTTTAGGCGAGGATTTAGAGGAGTATCTGCCTGCTCTGAAGTCGTTTTTGGCGGAATTTGAGGCTGAAGGCAGATGGCGCACCATAAACGAAACGTATACGCTCAAATACTTTGGCGAAGGGCTGGATCAGCGGCTGTCATGGTTTAATGCGCCGTTTATGGTTATGATGCTTGTCACGTATGCGCGGTGCGTGCCCGGCTGCATTGAGATAAAGCCAATAATTGATGGGGTTGAGTCTCTCAAAAAATTTGACGCCGCCTATGAGGGCAAAGATGTTACGGACATATCTATAGGCGGCAACTTAGACATTCGTCCTTGGGCGTCTGTGCAGTACCTGCGTGGACTGCTCGAAGCGGAGTCTTACCTACAGGAACACCTCGACGAGTACGTCGCAGTGATGGGCAAAAAAGTTGAGGTTATCGAGAAAGCAGGCATGCTAAAATCAATGCCTATCCTTATGCCGCTTAGGCGTACAAGTAGCGTGTATGCGAGCGGTAGGTTTCTTATGATGATGATACCCGCGTTAGGTCTGGGCTTAATCGGTACCGCCTATTTTGCTGAGTTGTTTGGTTTTGAGGAGGCAGTGATTGTTAGCCTTTTTGCGGTGTATATGGTTACGTTTGGGGCGCTGGTTATTGGTTACCATCAGAAGGTTGTGTCAAAATCTAAATTCTGCTTTATGTATTTCCCGATTTGGGCGCTTGCTGTAACGGGCACCGTGCTGTTCATCATAGGCGAAGAGATTGAAGCGCTTGTGGTGTTGTTACTTATAGGGTTCCCAGAGTTACTTTCGCTGGTTATGAATAAAATTGGCAAAGAAGAACACAAATAA
- a CDS encoding arginine decarboxylase, pyruvoyl-dependent encodes MIPKYFFFTKGVGKHKEQLQSFELALRDAGIQMCNLVSVSSIVPPGCELVTREKGLKMIHPGEITFVVIARNATNEPHRLVASSIGVAIPSEKNQYGYLSEHHSFGQTDEAAGDYAEDLAATMLATTMGIQFDPETAWDERKKIFKTTGLIIKTANTTQSAAGDKNGLWTTTISAAVLVPPENGNGKE; translated from the coding sequence ATGATACCAAAATATTTCTTTTTCACGAAGGGAGTTGGCAAACATAAAGAGCAACTCCAATCATTTGAGTTAGCCCTCCGTGATGCAGGAATCCAAATGTGCAACCTCGTCAGCGTATCTAGCATCGTGCCACCCGGATGTGAACTAGTAACCCGGGAAAAAGGTCTCAAAATGATACACCCTGGCGAAATCACCTTTGTCGTCATCGCCCGCAACGCAACCAACGAACCTCATCGCCTCGTCGCATCCAGCATCGGCGTCGCTATACCCAGTGAGAAAAACCAATACGGCTACCTCTCTGAGCATCACAGCTTTGGACAAACTGACGAAGCCGCAGGCGACTACGCCGAAGACCTTGCAGCCACCATGCTTGCCACCACCATGGGCATACAATTTGACCCCGAAACTGCCTGGGATGAACGCAAAAAAATCTTCAAAACCACAGGGCTCATCATAAAAACCGCCAACACTACCCAATCTGCTGCAGGCGACAAAAACGGTCTCTGGACCACAACCATCTCAGCCGCAGTACTAGTACCTCCTGAGAACGGCAACGGCAAAGAATAA
- the nucS gene encoding endonuclease NucS — protein sequence MAEHLMAQPNKLAVLTHPNLAEAAVLIEKAFAQRRTLVIAGDCHVHYSGRASSTLQPGERLLIIKSDGSLLVHRPVGYEPVNWQPAGGAFHVQIKEEGLEIHGVRQKPRETVRVTFSEIFLVSAMALNDAGEFLLHATEDDMHRAILLKPELFEEGFKPISWEKHVEPGFVDIYGEDKNGRLVIIEVKRRTASKEAVLQLAKYIEPIKAKINREVRAVLVAPSLGKDVQVLLATMGLEFKALDPKDCAQVLKKAGNSKLEHFFDA from the coding sequence TTGGCTGAACATTTAATGGCGCAACCCAACAAACTCGCAGTCTTAACCCACCCCAACCTAGCGGAAGCCGCAGTTCTTATCGAGAAAGCCTTCGCACAAAGAAGAACCCTTGTAATAGCAGGCGACTGTCATGTGCACTATTCGGGCAGAGCAAGCTCCACCCTACAACCCGGCGAACGTCTCCTCATCATCAAATCCGACGGTTCACTGCTTGTGCATCGTCCTGTGGGTTATGAGCCTGTTAACTGGCAACCTGCGGGGGGCGCTTTTCATGTTCAAATTAAAGAGGAAGGCTTAGAAATCCATGGCGTACGCCAAAAACCCCGCGAAACCGTACGCGTAACCTTCTCCGAGATTTTCTTGGTCTCCGCGATGGCTCTCAATGACGCAGGAGAATTCCTCTTGCACGCAACAGAAGATGACATGCACCGCGCAATTCTCCTAAAACCTGAACTCTTTGAAGAAGGCTTCAAACCCATTAGCTGGGAAAAACATGTCGAACCTGGCTTTGTAGACATCTATGGCGAAGACAAAAACGGTCGCCTCGTCATAATCGAAGTCAAACGCCGAACCGCCAGCAAAGAAGCCGTCCTGCAACTCGCCAAATACATCGAACCCATCAAAGCCAAAATTAACCGCGAAGTCCGAGCTGTACTGGTCGCGCCGAGTTTAGGTAAAGACGTGCAAGTGCTACTGGCGACTATGGGGCTTGAGTTTAAGGCGCTAGACCCCAAAGACTGTGCGCAGGTGCTCAAGAAAGCAGGAAACTCCAAGCTGGAACACTTCTTTGATGCATAA
- a CDS encoding methyltransferase domain-containing protein — MDWKSKRSIMHRYDVTADMYDERYSEEQNRKYKKALETVTVADKAVLDVGCGSGMFFDQIASEARLVVGVDVSHGLLLKAKQQAAKYENVALLQADADHLPFRDGVFGAAFAFTVLQNMPKPQETLKELKRVVGCGGQVVATGLKKALPLERFMDILEDSGLEWASFVDEDSINCYVATSAPLNI, encoded by the coding sequence ATGGATTGGAAAAGCAAACGCTCAATCATGCACCGCTATGACGTAACCGCAGACATGTATGATGAACGCTACAGTGAAGAACAAAACCGAAAATACAAAAAAGCCCTCGAAACCGTCACGGTCGCTGACAAGGCGGTTTTGGATGTGGGTTGCGGTTCAGGCATGTTTTTTGACCAAATTGCCTCAGAAGCCAGACTCGTGGTGGGGGTAGATGTCTCTCACGGACTACTTCTGAAAGCAAAACAACAAGCGGCAAAGTATGAAAACGTGGCTTTATTGCAGGCTGACGCAGACCACTTGCCATTTCGAGACGGCGTATTTGGGGCGGCGTTTGCGTTTACCGTGCTGCAGAATATGCCTAAACCCCAAGAGACCCTCAAAGAGTTGAAGCGAGTGGTTGGATGCGGCGGTCAAGTGGTGGCGACGGGGCTTAAGAAGGCGCTACCGCTCGAGCGATTTATGGATATTTTAGAGGACAGCGGATTGGAATGGGCAAGTTTCGTGGATGAAGATTCCATTAACTGTTATGTTGCCACTTCGGCTCCGCTTAACATTTGA
- a CDS encoding winged helix-turn-helix domain-containing protein, whose product MASTEEEIYSIMFTSLKHPVRRKILRMLADKPMTFMEMVEQLEVSSSHLTYHLESLGELIFKMENGKYKLSTFGLATVSAMKGVEEAPKAEPANALKLPFKWKTLFTGLAIAVILLASVSGVLFYSINDLSAKYSTIAAENEQLLSWGMDTNRAAEVIRDITQIDTNKYEITMLSNNLEYRNDFRATEENLKYALSNDFSNLDVDLRFRANHLSRYELTMIESSPIFSNPQPNDVLQNAKYILNRYKTISGDTYLQEMSDLLATVNRTQNLEVTTGNIKLQITVTGPSVEFLWLYTENGVDFNAKSLRMTFQNNILTELTDGYFLFTVANTNVNINQEEAVTIAKTYAKTLSWDFNGEKVTGFGIQDQPVSVQFVPHPRGSNSVALVPYWYIILRLDKVYAGGINEVTIGLFADTGDVVDVQMLSGAEVAT is encoded by the coding sequence ATGGCCAGCACTGAAGAAGAAATCTACTCAATAATGTTTACGTCCCTTAAGCATCCTGTTCGCCGCAAAATTCTCCGTATGCTCGCCGACAAACCCATGACTTTTATGGAGATGGTGGAGCAACTTGAAGTTTCAAGTTCTCATTTGACTTATCACCTTGAAAGCTTAGGCGAACTTATTTTTAAAATGGAAAACGGCAAATACAAACTCTCCACCTTCGGGTTAGCAACTGTGAGCGCCATGAAGGGTGTTGAGGAAGCCCCCAAAGCCGAACCGGCCAATGCGTTAAAGTTGCCGTTTAAATGGAAAACTCTCTTCACTGGTTTAGCCATCGCAGTTATCCTTTTAGCCTCAGTTTCTGGAGTGCTATTTTACTCAATAAATGACCTCTCAGCAAAATATTCAACGATAGCAGCCGAAAATGAGCAACTGCTCTCGTGGGGCATGGATACAAACCGCGCTGCCGAAGTCATCCGTGACATAACCCAAATCGACACCAACAAATACGAAATCACTATGCTTAGCAACAATTTAGAGTACCGTAATGACTTTAGAGCTACAGAAGAAAATCTCAAGTATGCACTCTCAAACGACTTCAGCAACCTTGACGTGGATCTGCGTTTCCGAGCTAACCATCTTTCACGCTACGAATTAACCATGATTGAAAGCTCACCCATATTCTCTAATCCCCAACCCAACGATGTCTTGCAAAACGCAAAATACATCCTTAACCGCTACAAAACCATCTCCGGAGACACCTATCTGCAAGAAATGAGTGACCTACTAGCTACCGTTAACCGAACCCAAAATCTAGAAGTCACTACGGGAAACATAAAACTTCAAATCACCGTAACTGGACCATCCGTCGAGTTCCTCTGGCTCTACACCGAGAATGGAGTGGACTTCAACGCAAAAAGCCTCCGCATGACCTTCCAGAACAACATCTTAACCGAATTAACCGACGGCTACTTCCTCTTCACGGTAGCCAACACCAACGTCAACATCAACCAAGAAGAAGCTGTAACCATCGCAAAAACCTATGCAAAAACCCTTAGCTGGGACTTTAACGGCGAAAAAGTCACAGGTTTTGGCATTCAAGACCAACCTGTTTCGGTTCAGTTTGTGCCTCATCCTCGGGGCAGTAACAGCGTCGCGTTGGTTCCCTACTGGTACATTATCCTTCGCCTCGACAAAGTATACGCTGGCGGCATAAACGAAGTCACAATCGGACTCTTCGCTGATACTGGTGACGTGGTGGATGTTCAAATGTTAAGCGGAGCCGAAGTGGCAACATAA